In one window of Tellurirhabdus rosea DNA:
- a CDS encoding O-antigen ligase family protein, with amino-acid sequence MKLFFFTSLISSLTVSNFDLSIAVLSDLIFYYVYYRVLLVVIKSNKIDLIPKTLFFVLIVSVFIQTMQFLGYEQFNIYTSEKLNQNTGLEYEGIDVVIRYWGPFGNALTFSSYLAISGVFLFIYYRNSQGKGSKFISYLSLLISLYSVVLTAGRTALVSILVSLLIYIFIKRKSQKNLIAIILFSLAVTLTIGFDKIEGLSDLGVVNRFTNLSEDGNFRWKLWLDGFKLFLNNLLFGAGPGNLNLELANYADSSMFMDVQVRNFPWGHVENAYLTVLYTFGLLGSIFFFFIIFKPFQYCIKSLDINSQGPLQSIKYSMICTWITIFINMVTNPIFVCENRMTAFLLFFIAISECINNSFHSIKEKSLKTSPYTINQFPS; translated from the coding sequence ATGAAACTCTTCTTTTTTACTTCTTTGATTTCTTCATTAACTGTTTCAAATTTTGACCTTAGTATAGCTGTATTATCTGATTTAATATTTTACTATGTATATTACCGAGTTTTACTAGTTGTAATAAAAAGCAATAAAATTGATCTTATTCCTAAAACTCTATTCTTTGTCCTCATTGTCTCGGTATTCATACAGACAATGCAGTTTCTAGGTTACGAACAGTTTAATATATACACATCAGAAAAATTAAATCAAAATACTGGCCTCGAATATGAAGGAATAGATGTGGTTATTCGTTATTGGGGGCCATTTGGCAATGCGTTAACCTTTTCATCATATTTAGCTATTTCTGGAGTGTTTCTATTCATTTATTATAGAAATTCACAAGGTAAAGGTTCAAAATTCATTAGTTATCTTAGTTTACTTATATCGTTATATTCTGTTGTTTTAACTGCTGGAAGGACAGCTCTTGTGTCCATCTTAGTTTCTTTACTCATTTATATTTTTATAAAAAGAAAAAGCCAAAAAAATTTAATTGCCATTATATTATTTTCCTTGGCTGTAACGCTAACTATTGGTTTTGATAAGATTGAAGGCTTATCTGACCTTGGCGTTGTGAATCGTTTTACGAATCTTTCAGAAGACGGCAACTTTAGATGGAAGCTATGGCTTGACGGCTTTAAGCTGTTCTTGAACAATTTACTTTTTGGAGCTGGTCCAGGGAATCTTAATCTCGAACTAGCTAATTATGCTGACTCAAGCATGTTTATGGATGTTCAGGTCCGTAACTTTCCGTGGGGTCATGTGGAGAATGCATATTTAACAGTTTTATATACTTTTGGTCTACTAGGATCTATTTTCTTCTTCTTTATTATCTTCAAACCATTTCAGTATTGTATTAAAAGTTTAGATATAAATTCACAAGGGCCACTGCAATCAATAAAATACTCTATGATCTGCACTTGGATTACAATATTTATTAATATGGTAACTAACCCTATTTTTGTTTGCGAAAATAGAATGACAGCTTTTCTACTATTCTTCATAGCTATCTCAGAATGCATAAATAATTCTTTTCACTCTATAAAGGAAAAAAGTTTAAAAACTTCGCCTTATACAATAAACCAATTTCCCTCTTAA
- a CDS encoding glycosyltransferase family 4 protein translates to MRILFDHQIISLQNYGGISEYFSKIIDGINETEGCTAELTNPNLGNEVILKKLDKINSWERIVWKSLPHKGYRVRNIYTSVKLKVSTYDIFHPTYYNPYFLKWIPTTKPWTFTYHDMTHERMGSLFPGLKNELFQQEKKYLVNKASKFIAISHTTKNDILEYYKINSDRVQVIHHGNPFEDVDIGAIPPIESLHEPFLLFVGTRYNYKNFNHYLIAVAPLLKKYSIKLICAGGGLFSLEEKQIIAKLGIATLVTQVSINKKRLIQLYKSAIAFTYPSLYEGFGLPILEAFACGCPCILSDIEVFQEVAGKDAALYFSPYDVDSIRQSIERILNNSDLGGNLIDQGKERLKYFSWANTLNKTLSLYMELIA, encoded by the coding sequence ATGAGGATTCTGTTTGATCATCAGATAATTAGTTTACAAAACTATGGAGGAATCTCAGAATATTTTAGCAAAATTATTGACGGTATAAATGAAACAGAAGGATGCACTGCTGAACTTACTAATCCAAACCTTGGGAATGAAGTCATTTTGAAAAAACTTGACAAAATAAACTCTTGGGAAAGAATTGTTTGGAAATCGCTACCCCACAAAGGCTATCGAGTTAGAAACATTTACACAAGCGTTAAATTAAAGGTGAGCACTTATGATATCTTCCACCCTACATACTACAATCCATACTTTCTGAAATGGATCCCCACTACAAAACCTTGGACATTTACCTATCACGATATGACCCATGAAAGAATGGGTTCGTTATTTCCAGGTTTAAAAAACGAACTCTTTCAACAAGAGAAAAAATATTTAGTAAATAAAGCTTCAAAATTTATAGCAATATCACATACAACAAAAAACGACATCTTAGAATATTATAAAATAAATTCAGATAGAGTACAAGTGATACATCACGGAAATCCATTTGAAGATGTAGACATTGGAGCCATACCCCCAATAGAATCACTTCATGAACCTTTCCTTTTATTCGTAGGAACCAGATACAATTACAAGAATTTTAATCATTACTTAATAGCTGTTGCTCCACTGCTAAAAAAGTACTCAATTAAATTAATTTGTGCAGGAGGAGGTTTGTTTTCATTAGAAGAAAAACAAATCATTGCCAAGTTAGGAATAGCTACTTTAGTAACACAAGTAAGTATAAATAAAAAAAGATTAATTCAACTTTATAAAAGTGCAATTGCATTTACATACCCTTCTTTATACGAAGGTTTTGGTTTACCAATTCTAGAAGCATTCGCTTGCGGCTGTCCCTGTATTCTAAGCGATATAGAGGTTTTCCAGGAAGTTGCCGGCAAAGACGCTGCACTTTACTTCTCTCCATATGACGTTGACTCAATAAGGCAGTCTATTGAACGAATCCTAAACAATTCAGATTTGGGAGGAAACCTAATAGATCAAGGGAAAGAAAGATTGAAATACTTCTCTTGGGCAAATACATTAAATAAAACTTTAAGCTTATACATGGAACTAATTGCCTAA
- a CDS encoding nucleotide-diphospho-sugar transferase: MNASTFETPILFLMFNRPNHSEKVFNRIKEIKPKYLFIAIDGPRQSNPTDEEKISQCLKLIERIDWHCEVELLKRSTNLGCGAAVSSAITWFFNHVEFGIILEDDCLPDLSFFNYCKELLERYKHNNSVMHIGGVNFQNGIQHGKGSYYFTKICHIWGWATWRRAWKNYDFEMQCFPEFKAQSQIQNVISIKKSQTYWLKAFEDTYQKKIDTWDYQWVYTIWRHSGICILPNVNLVKNIGFDMEATHTKSKSEEYTNVRVDSIQEILHPKFIIENKKATNFSLKKHFVSKNYLERKLERVKVLLQK, from the coding sequence ATGAACGCTTCTACATTTGAAACGCCAATACTTTTTTTAATGTTTAATAGACCTAATCATTCAGAAAAAGTATTTAATAGAATTAAAGAAATAAAACCTAAATATTTGTTCATAGCAATTGATGGACCAAGACAATCGAATCCGACAGACGAAGAGAAAATTTCGCAATGTCTAAAATTAATAGAAAGAATAGATTGGCATTGCGAAGTAGAATTATTGAAAAGAAGTACGAATTTAGGTTGTGGAGCTGCAGTGAGTTCCGCAATCACATGGTTCTTTAACCATGTTGAATTTGGAATCATTCTTGAGGATGATTGTTTGCCAGACCTTAGTTTCTTCAATTATTGTAAAGAGCTATTAGAACGTTATAAACATAATAATAGCGTTATGCACATAGGAGGTGTAAATTTCCAAAATGGAATTCAACACGGCAAAGGTTCATACTATTTTACAAAAATATGCCACATATGGGGATGGGCAACATGGAGAAGGGCATGGAAAAACTACGATTTTGAAATGCAATGCTTTCCCGAGTTCAAAGCGCAAAGCCAAATTCAAAATGTAATTAGTATCAAAAAAAGCCAAACTTATTGGTTGAAAGCATTCGAAGATACCTACCAAAAAAAAATAGATACTTGGGATTACCAATGGGTATATACCATTTGGAGACACAGTGGGATTTGCATACTACCGAATGTAAACCTAGTGAAAAATATAGGTTTCGATATGGAAGCTACACATACAAAAAGCAAAAGTGAAGAATACACAAATGTAAGAGTAGATAGCATCCAAGAAATATTACATCCAAAATTTATAATAGAAAATAAAAAAGCGACTAACTTCTCTTTAAAGAAACATTTTGTGTCCAAAAATTACCTTGAAAGAAAGCTGGAAAGAGTAAAAGTACTACTCCAAAAATAA